GAAGGGGTTACGGACTTCTAAAAAAGTACCTTCCAAAAGTATAGCCGTGCTGCCCCTTGTCAACATGAGCAACGATCCGGAGCAGCAGTACTTCGGCGACGGCGTGGCAGAGGAAATCATCAACTCCCTGTCTAGCCTGAAGGACCTGAAGGTGGCTGGGCGCACCTCTTCGTTTAAGTTTGACAGGAAAAATGTGGACCTGCGTGAGGTAGGGGAGAAACTGGGCGTGAGCACCGTGCTGGAGGGCAGCGTGCGCAAGCAGGGCAACCGCCTGCGCATTACGGTGCAGCTGATAAAGGTGGATGATGGCTTCCACATCTGGTCGCAGCGGTACGATAGAAGCATGGATGATATTTTTGCCATTCAGGATGAGATTGCGCTGGCCATTACCGAGAAAATGAAGGTGACGCTGTTGGAAAAGGGGCGCAGCAAAATCAGCAAGAACACCACCCAAAACACAGAAGCGTACGAGCTGTACCTGAAAGGCCGCTTTTATGTGAACAGGCGCGGTGCCTCCATCCTCACCGGCATCGACTACTTTCAGAAGGCCATTGAGCTGGACCCGAACTTTGCCCTGGCGCACACCGGCTACGCAGATGCGAACCTGATGGCCGGCCTCTACGGCTTGCTGCCCCCCAGGAAAGTGATGCTAAAGGCAAAAAACTCGGCTGAGAAGGCGCTGCAGCTTGACCCGACGCTGTGTGAGCCTTATTGCTCGCTGGGGCTATACCACTGCTATGAGTGGAACAAGAAGGAAGCGGAGAAGTATTTCCGAAAATCGCTGGAGATTAACCCGCGGTATGCGCAGACGCATGTGTGGTACGGCCTTAACTACCTGACCTGGATGAAAGGTGATTTCGCGAAGGCAGAAGAGCACGGTAGAATCGCCATCAAACTGGAGCCGCTCAGCGCCATCTGCTTTGGGATTTACGCCCAGATATTGCACGCGGGTGGCAAGTATAAGGAAGCCTTGGCCGCCTGCGAAACGGGCTTGGAACTGGATTCAGGGTCGTTCCTGTGCCACCTGTACCTAGCCTACTCCTACCTTTTCCTGGGCAGGCTCGAGGAGGCACACACGGTATTGGAGCGGCTGATGAAGTTCTCTAACAAGCATAGCCTGGTGCAGGGCGCGCTGATCATGACGCTGTGCAAAATGGAGAAGTATGACGAGGCAAAAGCGCTGCTCAACGACCTGAAGGAAAGGGCGAAGCGGGAGTTTATCATCTGTACCGTTATCGGGGTGGCCGCCGGCTGGCTGAGCCAGGATCTGGACGATGCCTTCTATTACTTTGAGAAAGGCTACGAGGAGCACGACCCGCTGCTGCTTTCGCTAAAGCACGAAAGCTGGGTGGCACCCGCAGTCCGCAACGACCCCCGCTACCAAAAACTGCTTGACAAAATGAGCACCCCGAACAAACTGACAGTGTAGTAGGCATATGCCAGTTGAAAGTACAGGCGTTAAGCTGCTTTATACTTCCGCGGGCAGTTGGCACTGTTTTCTTGTTCTAATGCAGCGGCAAGTTTCCAGCCTGTACTTCAACTTTAAGCAGCCGCTACGGTAACTTTTTGCATTCGCTCCCGCTCCATGTGCTGCACCACGAAATAAATGCCTACCGCCGTAACAGCCGACAAGCCGCCAGTGCACCACCAGAGCGTGTTAAAACCATACTTGGCGGCCAGGGTGGTGCCTAAGTAAGGGGCAATTACATGGGCAGCGGCATACGAGATGGTATACAAACCCATGTACGCGCCGCGATTAGTAGGGCCGGAGCGTTCTGCGGTGATGGTGGCCATAAAGGGCATGGCCAGAATTTCGGCTATGCTTAGCAGCAGCATGGCTGCGTACAGCACGCTTAGGTGCTGTGTCAGGTTGAGCAGAACAAAGGAGAGGCCCAGCACCAGCGTACCGCCCACAATCAGCAACGACTTCCGCGCGCGCTCGCCCAGCAGGTAAACCACAATCATCTCCAGCAGAAACACGATCAAACCGTTCAGGGCCAGCAAACCACCGATCTTACTTTCGGGCAGTGCATATACCTGGCGATAGTATAGGGGCAACGTGGAAATAAGCTGAAAAAACATCACGGCAAAAAAGCAGCAAAACACAGCGAACAACAGAAAGTAGCCGTCGCGGTACGGAGATCGCGCGTTGGCTGGCGGCGCGGCATCCGTCGTTTCTTGCTGCTGGTGCCCCTGCTTGTTGCGAAAGTAGAAAAAGAAGAACAGCCCCGCCATGATACAGGTAGTGCCATCAGCAATAAAAAGCCATTGGTAGGAAACAGCGGCCAGCAAGCCACCAAGCGCCGGGCCAATGGAGAAGCCCAGGTTAATGGCCATGCGGTTAAGGGAGAAGGCACGCGTCACGTTTTCGGGGCGGGCGTAAGAGGCGATGGAGGAGGAGTTGGCCGGGCGAAGCGTGTCATTCACCAGGCTAAGTATAAACACGCCGGCTGCCAGCGCCTCAAAACTCCGCAGGCTCAGCAGCACAAAGTATAAACTGCCGCCTATCGTCAGGCTAAAGAACTGCACCTTGAAGTGCCCCACCTTATCGGTCAGCCAGCCGCCCAGAAAAGAGCCGCAAACGGAGCCAAGGCCATAGGTGCTAAGGATGATCCCGGCATCGCGTAAAGTATAACCCAGCACCTCCGTCAAGTACACGCCCAGAAACGGCGTTACCATGGCCCCGCTGCGGTTTATCAGCATCACCAGCGACATCATCCAGGCAGGGCGGGAGAGGCCTCCAAAGGCGTTGCGGTAGAGCAGCAGTACTTTTTTCATAGCCGTGGCAGGTGCGTTGTGGCAAATGTAAGTTTTTGGCCTGAAAATTTAGCGCTGACTATCAAAAAGCCTCACCCATTTATACTTGGGTGAGGCTTTATAGTGGATTGGAACGAACATAGCGTCGCCGGCACTACTTCGTGTTAAACTGGTTCATGGTGCGCTCCAGGCCAATGGTTCCGAAGGCGATGGCTGATTCGGCGGCCTTCTCAATCAGCGTCTGCAGTTCGGCCTGCTCGTCGGCGCTGAACTTGCTGAGCACGTAGTCTACCTGCTTGCCCTTGGAGTAGTCGTCGCCCACACCGAAGCGCAGGCGCGGGTAGTTTCCGTGGCCCAGCGTTTGCTCAATGTGTTTGAGTCCATTGTGTCCACCCGGGCTGCCTTTGGCGCGTATGCGCAGCTTGCCAAACGGAATGGAGATGTCGTCGGTGATCACCATCATCTGCTCGGGCGGCAGTTTCAGGCTGTTGAGGTAGTGCCCCACGGCTTTGCCGCTCAGGTTCATGTAAGTTGTCGGCTTTACCAGCACATAGGTGCGGCCTTTCGTTTTGATCTCTGTCACAAAAGAATGGCGGCTCACCTCAAAATTGCCCTCGTACTTTTTAGCCAGGTAATCCAACACCATAAAACCGATGTTGTGTCGGGTTTCAGCATATTCCGGGCCAATGTTTCCGAGACCCACGATCAGGTATTTCATACTTGTATCTTCATCAGGAGCGGCTTCAGGCGATAGCCCCAGCCACTGTTTTATACTTTTGAATGAGATGTTAGACATAAGACGCTAGATGTAAGACTTTCAGTGAAAGCAGGAATACGGTTTAAATACGTCGGCAACCACAAATACGGATGGTTAGAGGCCTCCATATGTAAAATCCTTGTGTCTTACGCTTTTCTACAGCATTCGTAGTTAAAAAAAATCCTGCCCCGCTTGGAAGCAGGGCAGGATTTGAATGTATTCCGAGCCTTGGCTCAAATTACTTTTTGCCACGAGACTCTTCAGCCTGTGCGCTCTTAAGAGCACGCGGAATAGTTACTGTAGCGATTGGAGCGCTTGGGTTAGTCAGGATTTCGTAGTTATCAGGTGTGATCTTCGAAACCTTGATAGACTTGCCAAGCTCCAGACCAGAGATGTCTACCATCACGTAGTCAGGTAGGTTAGCAGGAAGCGCCTTCAACTTGATCGTGCGCAGCTTAGTTACCAACTTACCACCAGCCATTACACCAGGAGAGTTGCCAACGTACTTAACAGGCACGTCTACTTTTACCACCTTGTTATCGTTCAGCTCCAAGAAGTCAACGTGCAGCAGCATGTCGTTTACCGGGTGGAACTGAGAGGCCTGCAATACAGCTCTGTAGTGTGTGCCTTCGATGTTCAGGTCTACCTCGTGTACTTCTGGCGTGTAGATAAGCTCACGGAAAAGGATAGCAGGGGCATAGAAATGAACTTGCTCCTGGCCACCGTAAAGTACGCCCGGTACAAAAGACTCATTACGCAGTTCTTTCGACTGCTGCTTGCCGAGATTTGCTCTTTTAAACCCTATAATCTCTAACGTTTTCATAAAAATGTTTTGTTAAAATATATATCGCTACAAAAGTATAGCCGTTTTCGTTGATCGTTAGTCGTCTATCGTTGTTCGTCATTCACCAGGCGAATAACGGGCAACGGAAAACGAATAACTAAATAAAAAGTGAGCTGATCGATTCGTGTGTGACCACGTTGTTGATCGCCCGGGCAAAAAGGTCTGCAAAAGACAGCACCTTGATTTTAGAACTCTCATGCTTCAGCGGTATCGTGTCAGACACCACCAGTTCTTCCAGCACAGAGTTCTCGATGCGCTCGTAAGCCGGCCCCGAAAGCACTGGGTGCGTGGCAATGGCGCGAACTGTTTTCGCTCCTTTTGCTTTCAGCAGTTCAGCGGCTTTGGTAATGGTACCGGCGGTATCCACCATGTCATCCACCAACACCACGTCCATTCCTTCCACATCACCGATCACCTGCATGGATGCGATCTCGTTGGCGCGTTTACGGTGTTTGTCGCAAACAACCATTTCGGCGCCAAAGTTCTTGGCAAACGCCCTTGTCCGAACCACACCGCCTACATCTGGCGATGCGAAGATCAGATCGGCGCCCAGTTCCAGCTTGCGCAGGTAAGGGACAAAGATGGCGGAGCCATCCAGGTGGTCCACCGGGATATCAAAGAATCCCTGTATCTGTCCGGCATGCAGGTCGCAGGTCATCAGGCGGTCTGCGCCGCAAGACTGTATGGCGTTGGCCACCACCTTGGAGCCAATGGCCACGCGAGGCTTGTCTTTGCGGTCTTGGCGGGCATAGCCGTAGTACGGCATCACCACGATCACTTTGTGGGCCGATGCGCGCTTGGCTGCATCCACCAGCAGCATCAGTTCCATCAGGTTATCAGCCGGCGGAAACGTAGACAAAACGATGAACACCTCTGCGCCACGCACTGACTCATTGTAGTGCACACCAATCTCGCCGTCGCTAAAGCGGGAGATGGTCAGGTCGCCGAGGTTAGTGCCATAAGCGGCAGCTATTTTCTCGGCCAGGTAACGGGATGCTGAACCAGAGAATATTTTAACGTGTGGCATAATGG
Above is a window of Pontibacter akesuensis DNA encoding:
- a CDS encoding adenylate/guanylate cyclase domain-containing protein, translating into MSHHRQLAAIMFTDIEGYSATMQYSEQQAIFLKNRHREVLQQEHERYNGRIVQYYGDGTLSIFQSAVEAVECALAMQLAFRQEPHVPVRMGLHMGDVIFDDDQLFGDGVNLASRIETLGVAGSVLISDKINDEILNHPEFKTRSVGTYQFKNIERKVEVFALDHEGLVKPEPNTLHGKTAEPKKKGLRTSKKVPSKSIAVLPLVNMSNDPEQQYFGDGVAEEIINSLSSLKDLKVAGRTSSFKFDRKNVDLREVGEKLGVSTVLEGSVRKQGNRLRITVQLIKVDDGFHIWSQRYDRSMDDIFAIQDEIALAITEKMKVTLLEKGRSKISKNTTQNTEAYELYLKGRFYVNRRGASILTGIDYFQKAIELDPNFALAHTGYADANLMAGLYGLLPPRKVMLKAKNSAEKALQLDPTLCEPYCSLGLYHCYEWNKKEAEKYFRKSLEINPRYAQTHVWYGLNYLTWMKGDFAKAEEHGRIAIKLEPLSAICFGIYAQILHAGGKYKEALAACETGLELDSGSFLCHLYLAYSYLFLGRLEEAHTVLERLMKFSNKHSLVQGALIMTLCKMEKYDEAKALLNDLKERAKREFIICTVIGVAAGWLSQDLDDAFYYFEKGYEEHDPLLLSLKHESWVAPAVRNDPRYQKLLDKMSTPNKLTV
- a CDS encoding MFS transporter; the encoded protein is MKKVLLLYRNAFGGLSRPAWMMSLVMLINRSGAMVTPFLGVYLTEVLGYTLRDAGIILSTYGLGSVCGSFLGGWLTDKVGHFKVQFFSLTIGGSLYFVLLSLRSFEALAAGVFILSLVNDTLRPANSSSIASYARPENVTRAFSLNRMAINLGFSIGPALGGLLAAVSYQWLFIADGTTCIMAGLFFFFYFRNKQGHQQQETTDAAPPANARSPYRDGYFLLFAVFCCFFAVMFFQLISTLPLYYRQVYALPESKIGGLLALNGLIVFLLEMIVVYLLGERARKSLLIVGGTLVLGLSFVLLNLTQHLSVLYAAMLLLSIAEILAMPFMATITAERSGPTNRGAYMGLYTISYAAAHVIAPYLGTTLAAKYGFNTLWWCTGGLSAVTAVGIYFVVQHMERERMQKVTVAAA
- the pth gene encoding aminoacyl-tRNA hydrolase; translated protein: MKYLIVGLGNIGPEYAETRHNIGFMVLDYLAKKYEGNFEVSRHSFVTEIKTKGRTYVLVKPTTYMNLSGKAVGHYLNSLKLPPEQMMVITDDISIPFGKLRIRAKGSPGGHNGLKHIEQTLGHGNYPRLRFGVGDDYSKGKQVDYVLSKFSADEQAELQTLIEKAAESAIAFGTIGLERTMNQFNTK
- a CDS encoding 50S ribosomal protein L25/general stress protein Ctc — its product is MKTLEIIGFKRANLGKQQSKELRNESFVPGVLYGGQEQVHFYAPAILFRELIYTPEVHEVDLNIEGTHYRAVLQASQFHPVNDMLLHVDFLELNDNKVVKVDVPVKYVGNSPGVMAGGKLVTKLRTIKLKALPANLPDYVMVDISGLELGKSIKVSKITPDNYEILTNPSAPIATVTIPRALKSAQAEESRGKK
- a CDS encoding ribose-phosphate pyrophosphokinase yields the protein MPHVKIFSGSASRYLAEKIAAAYGTNLGDLTISRFSDGEIGVHYNESVRGAEVFIVLSTFPPADNLMELMLLVDAAKRASAHKVIVVMPYYGYARQDRKDKPRVAIGSKVVANAIQSCGADRLMTCDLHAGQIQGFFDIPVDHLDGSAIFVPYLRKLELGADLIFASPDVGGVVRTRAFAKNFGAEMVVCDKHRKRANEIASMQVIGDVEGMDVVLVDDMVDTAGTITKAAELLKAKGAKTVRAIATHPVLSGPAYERIENSVLEELVVSDTIPLKHESSKIKVLSFADLFARAINNVVTHESISSLFI